A region from the Variovorax sp. V93 genome encodes:
- a CDS encoding phosphoketolase has protein sequence MAEHDDFALLDAWWRAANYLSVGQIYLMDNPLLREKLSLSHIKPRLLGHWGTTPGLNFIYAHMNRAIAARELDAIFIAGPGHGGPGVVANTYLEGTYSEVYPAIGRDAEGMKRLFTQFSFPGGIPSHVAPETPGSIHEGGELGYSLLHAYGAVFDNPALLACCVIGDGEAETGALAASWHSNKFLNPESDGAVLPILHLNGYKIAGPTVLARIPDEELAQLLRGYGHEPYFVAGHEPAQMHRLMAAALDKALDDIHAIQASARKSGFRERPRWPMIVLRSPKGWTGPRQVDGVPVEGTFRAHQVPLTGFSAKPEHVGLLEDWMRSYRPEELFDAAGALRPEIAALAPKGTRRMSANPHANGGLLLRDLAMPPFREHAVTVTAPGAADAEATRIAGRFLRDVMRRNEAARNFRVMGPDETTSNRLDALFEVTARNSTAEILAGDDHVSPEGRVMEVLSEHLCQGWLEGYLLTGRHGFFSCYEAFIHIVDSMFNQHAKWLKVARGIGWRRPIASLNYLLTSHVWRQDHNGFSHQDPGFLDHVVNKKAEVVRVYLPPDANTLLSVVDHCLRSRNYVNVIVAGKQPGPQWLDIESAVRHCTVGLGIWTWASNDEDAAPDVVMACAGDVPTLETLAAVDLLRRMLPELKVRVVNVVDLMALQSPDAHPHGLPDAEFNAVFTTDRPVIFAFHGYPSLVHRLTYKRTNHDSFHVHGYCEEGTTTTPFDMTVLNRLDRFHLASDAIARVERFRNSAGHVQQHLRDKLLEHRAYITVHGKDMPEIEDWRWAN, from the coding sequence ATGGCTGAACACGACGACTTCGCACTGCTGGACGCCTGGTGGCGCGCGGCCAATTACCTGTCCGTGGGCCAGATCTACCTGATGGACAACCCGCTGCTGCGCGAGAAGCTGAGCCTTTCGCACATCAAGCCGCGGCTGCTCGGCCACTGGGGCACGACGCCGGGCCTGAACTTCATCTACGCGCACATGAACCGCGCCATCGCGGCGCGCGAACTCGACGCCATCTTCATTGCGGGTCCCGGCCACGGCGGCCCGGGCGTGGTCGCCAATACCTATCTCGAGGGCACCTACAGCGAGGTCTACCCCGCCATCGGCCGGGATGCGGAAGGCATGAAGCGGCTCTTCACGCAGTTCTCGTTCCCGGGCGGCATTCCGAGCCACGTGGCGCCCGAAACGCCGGGTTCGATCCATGAAGGCGGCGAACTCGGCTATTCGCTGCTGCACGCCTATGGCGCGGTGTTCGACAACCCCGCCCTGCTCGCCTGCTGCGTGATCGGCGACGGCGAGGCCGAAACCGGCGCGCTGGCCGCAAGCTGGCATTCCAACAAGTTCCTGAACCCCGAGAGCGACGGCGCCGTGCTGCCGATCCTGCACTTGAACGGCTACAAGATCGCCGGCCCCACGGTGCTCGCGCGCATTCCGGACGAAGAGCTGGCGCAGCTGCTGCGGGGCTACGGACACGAGCCGTATTTCGTTGCCGGGCACGAACCCGCGCAGATGCACCGGCTCATGGCGGCCGCGCTCGACAAGGCGCTCGACGATATCCACGCCATCCAGGCCAGCGCCCGCAAGAGCGGCTTCCGCGAGCGGCCGCGCTGGCCGATGATCGTGCTGCGCTCGCCCAAGGGCTGGACCGGGCCGCGGCAGGTGGACGGCGTGCCGGTCGAGGGCACCTTCCGCGCGCACCAGGTGCCGCTCACCGGCTTTTCCGCCAAGCCGGAGCATGTGGGCCTGCTCGAAGACTGGATGCGCAGCTATCGGCCCGAAGAACTTTTCGATGCGGCCGGCGCGCTGCGTCCCGAGATCGCGGCGCTCGCGCCCAAGGGAACGAGGCGCATGAGCGCCAATCCGCATGCCAACGGCGGCCTGCTGCTCCGCGACCTGGCCATGCCGCCCTTCCGCGAGCACGCCGTCACGGTCACGGCGCCGGGCGCCGCGGATGCGGAGGCCACGCGCATCGCCGGCCGGTTCCTGCGCGATGTGATGCGCCGCAACGAGGCGGCGCGCAACTTCCGCGTCATGGGGCCGGACGAAACCACGTCGAACCGCCTGGACGCGCTGTTCGAGGTCACGGCGCGGAATTCCACCGCCGAGATCCTTGCCGGCGACGACCATGTGTCGCCCGAAGGCCGCGTGATGGAGGTGCTCAGCGAGCACCTTTGCCAGGGCTGGCTCGAAGGCTACCTGCTCACCGGACGCCATGGCTTCTTCTCGTGCTACGAGGCCTTCATCCACATCGTCGATTCGATGTTCAACCAGCACGCCAAGTGGCTCAAGGTGGCGCGCGGCATCGGCTGGCGGCGCCCGATCGCCTCGCTCAACTACCTGCTCACCAGCCATGTCTGGCGGCAGGACCACAACGGCTTCAGCCACCAGGACCCGGGCTTTCTCGACCACGTGGTGAACAAGAAGGCCGAGGTGGTGCGCGTGTACCTGCCGCCCGACGCCAACACGCTGCTGTCGGTGGTCGACCATTGCCTGCGCAGCCGCAACTACGTGAACGTGATCGTCGCGGGCAAGCAGCCGGGCCCGCAGTGGCTGGACATCGAATCCGCGGTGCGCCATTGCACCGTGGGCCTGGGCATCTGGACCTGGGCCAGCAACGACGAAGACGCCGCGCCGGACGTGGTGATGGCCTGCGCCGGCGACGTGCCCACGCTCGAGACGCTGGCCGCGGTCGACCTGCTGCGCAGGATGCTGCCCGAACTGAAGGTGCGCGTGGTGAACGTGGTCGACCTGATGGCGCTGCAATCGCCAGATGCGCATCCGCACGGGCTGCCCGACGCGGAGTTCAACGCCGTCTTCACCACCGACCGCCCGGTGATCTTCGCGTTCCACGGCTATCCCTCGCTGGTCCACCGGCTCACCTACAAGCGCACCAACCACGACAGCTTCCATGTCCACGGCTATTGCGAGGAAGGCACCACCACCACGCCCTTCGACATGACCGTGCTCAACCGGCTGGACCGGTTCCACCTGGCCAGCGACGCCATCGCACGGGTCGAGCGCTTTCGCAACAGCGCGGGCCATGTACAGCAGCATCTGCGCGACAAGCTGCTGGAGCACCGCGCCTACATCACCGTTCACGGCAAGGACATGCCGGAGATAGAGGACTGGCGCTGGGCGAACTGA
- a CDS encoding sulfite exporter TauE/SafE family protein, producing MQTALAGAALLMGLAGGPHCVAMCGAASAAVIRIVPVAVPAGARTGGGAAFAAPAAFHLGRIASYAAAGAIAAASADSLAQASTQIAALRPLWMLLHVFVFAWGAMLAVAGRQPVWAQRIGRTLEARLRPLAGGTPLGVLAAGALWVAMPCGLLYSALLLASLGNGPLQGGLAMVLFAMGSGISLVLAPWLWQRLRWSGSGRPQAWGARLAGVLLAAVALQALWSDLGHRIADWCR from the coding sequence ATGCAGACCGCATTGGCCGGCGCCGCCTTGCTGATGGGCCTCGCAGGCGGCCCGCACTGCGTGGCCATGTGCGGCGCGGCCTCGGCGGCGGTGATCCGCATCGTGCCGGTCGCCGTGCCGGCGGGCGCCCGCACCGGCGGTGGCGCTGCGTTCGCGGCCCCGGCGGCCTTTCACCTGGGCCGCATCGCGAGCTACGCCGCGGCAGGCGCCATTGCAGCCGCAAGCGCGGACAGCCTGGCCCAGGCCAGCACGCAGATCGCCGCCCTCAGGCCGCTCTGGATGCTGCTGCACGTGTTCGTGTTTGCGTGGGGTGCCATGCTGGCCGTCGCGGGCCGGCAGCCAGTGTGGGCGCAGCGCATCGGCCGCACGCTCGAAGCGCGCCTTCGGCCGCTTGCCGGAGGCACGCCGCTGGGCGTGCTGGCGGCGGGCGCGCTCTGGGTGGCCATGCCTTGCGGGCTGCTCTATTCGGCGCTGTTGCTGGCCAGCCTGGGCAATGGCCCGCTGCAGGGCGGCCTGGCGATGGTGCTGTTCGCCATGGGCAGCGGCATCTCCCTGGTGCTGGCGCCGTGGCTGTGGCAGCGGTTGCGGTGGAGCGGCTCCGGGCGGCCCCAGGCCTGGGGCGCGCGTCTTGCCGGCGTCTTGCTGGCGGCCGTGGCGCTGCAGGCGCTCTGGTCGGATCTCGGCCATCGGATCGCGGACTGGTGCCGCTGA
- the hemN gene encoding oxygen-independent coproporphyrinogen III oxidase: MTQPCTASIEAPLAAPLSAAVLRQFDVAGPRYTSYPTADRFIEAFGADEYAAALRERRDAGASAPPLSLYVHIPFCESLCYYCACNKVVTRHRERATQYLAYLARETRLQAAQLGRRAAVSQLHLGGGTPTFLSDAQLGELLAMLRESFDFIAGGEWSIEIDPRTVDAARLASLAALGFNRLSFGVQDFDPEVQKAVHRIQPAHQVFGLMADARALGFKSINADLIYGLPRQNDASFERTMAQVCELRPDRIALYAYAHLPERFKPQRRIAAEELPDAAARVRMLSSAIATLSDAGYVYIGMDHFALPDDPLAVAKRQGRLQRDFQGYSTQPEGDLVALGVSAIGRIGATYSQNAKTLDSYYDLLDQGRLPVVRGLALSRDDVLRRAVIMAVMCRGRVVFDAIGEAHRIDFRHYFAAEFAALGPLAAQGLVRVSDHDIEVTAQGWFVVRAIAMVFDRYCRENRTRFSRVV; the protein is encoded by the coding sequence ATGACACAGCCCTGCACCGCCTCCATCGAGGCGCCCCTTGCCGCCCCCTTGTCCGCCGCCGTGCTGCGGCAGTTCGACGTCGCCGGCCCGCGCTACACCTCGTATCCCACGGCCGACCGGTTCATCGAGGCCTTTGGCGCGGACGAGTACGCGGCGGCGCTGCGCGAGCGGCGCGATGCGGGCGCTTCGGCGCCGCCGCTGTCGCTCTATGTGCACATTCCGTTCTGCGAATCGCTGTGCTACTACTGCGCATGCAACAAGGTGGTGACGCGGCACCGCGAGCGGGCCACCCAGTACCTGGCCTACCTGGCGCGCGAGACCCGGCTGCAGGCCGCGCAGCTCGGCCGCCGCGCCGCCGTGAGCCAGCTGCACCTGGGCGGCGGCACGCCCACCTTCCTGAGCGACGCGCAGCTCGGTGAACTCCTGGCCATGCTGCGCGAATCCTTCGACTTCATAGCCGGCGGCGAATGGTCCATCGAGATCGATCCGCGCACCGTCGATGCCGCACGGCTCGCCAGCCTGGCGGCGCTGGGCTTCAACCGGCTGAGCTTCGGCGTGCAGGACTTCGACCCCGAGGTGCAGAAGGCCGTGCACCGCATCCAGCCCGCGCACCAGGTGTTCGGCTTGATGGCCGATGCGCGCGCGCTGGGCTTCAAGTCGATCAATGCCGACCTGATCTACGGGCTGCCGCGCCAGAACGACGCCTCCTTCGAGCGCACGATGGCCCAGGTCTGCGAGCTTCGGCCCGACCGCATCGCGCTCTATGCCTATGCGCACCTGCCCGAGCGCTTCAAGCCGCAGCGGCGCATTGCCGCGGAGGAGCTGCCCGACGCCGCGGCGCGGGTGCGGATGCTCTCCAGCGCCATTGCCACGCTCAGCGATGCCGGCTACGTCTACATCGGCATGGACCACTTCGCGCTGCCGGACGATCCGCTCGCGGTGGCCAAGCGGCAGGGGCGGCTGCAGCGCGACTTCCAGGGCTACAGCACGCAGCCGGAGGGCGACCTGGTGGCGCTCGGTGTTTCCGCCATCGGGCGCATCGGCGCCACCTACAGCCAGAACGCCAAGACGCTGGACAGCTACTACGACCTGCTCGACCAGGGCCGCCTGCCCGTGGTCCGCGGCCTTGCGCTGTCGCGCGACGACGTGCTGCGGCGCGCGGTCATCATGGCGGTGATGTGCAGGGGGCGGGTGGTGTTCGACGCCATCGGCGAGGCGCACCGCATCGACTTCCGGCACTACTTCGCGGCCGAGTTCGCGGCGCTCGGGCCGCTCGCGGCCCAGGGGCTGGTGCGGGTCAGCGATCACGACATCGAGGTCACGGCGCAGGGCTGGTTCGTGGTGCGCGCCATTGCCATGGTGTTCGATCGCTACTGCCGCGAGAACCGCACCCGCTTTTCGCGCGTGGTCTGA
- a CDS encoding FixH family protein, which yields MNATTTSPPPAPRDAWWRHPLLWMVIAGPALVVVASFVTLWYAWDSPDPLVSEDYYRRGVEINKTLADKALMPAVNGRNHAATPAEAVPGPRRGAAP from the coding sequence ATGAACGCAACGACAACAAGCCCGCCGCCGGCCCCACGCGACGCGTGGTGGCGGCATCCGCTGCTCTGGATGGTGATCGCCGGCCCCGCGCTGGTGGTGGTCGCGAGCTTCGTGACCCTCTGGTACGCCTGGGACAGCCCCGACCCGCTGGTGTCCGAGGACTACTACCGCCGCGGCGTCGAGATCAACAAGACCCTGGCGGACAAGGCATTGATGCCCGCGGTCAACGGCCGCAACCATGCGGCGACGCCGGCCGAGGCCGTGCCGGGACCGCGCCGCGGGGCCGCGCCATGA
- the ccoG gene encoding cytochrome c oxidase accessory protein CcoG, translating to MDSSAPVSSSASTPASPGARKTIPIVPVESDSVGLYEASKKIYPRTVRGMFARWRWAMVFLTQLVFYGLPWAEWGERQLVLFDLAARRFYIFGLVLYPQDLIYLSGLLVVSALALFLFTAVAGRLWCGYACPQTVYTEIFMWVEHRIEGNRTARMRLDAESMSLEKLVKKWFKHLVWIGIALWTGFTFVGYFTPIRDLGLAFLQTRMGSWEVFWVFFYGFATYGNAGFMREQVCKYMCPYARFQSAMFDRDTLIVTYDPERGEPRAPRRKGVDPHSMALGDCIDCGLCVQVCPTGIDIRKGLQYECIGCGLCVDACDTVMQKMAYAPRLIRYDTQNGMEAGWTRGQLLRRVLRPRVLVYTAILALLVIGLLASLVTRMPLKVDVVRDRASLARIVEDGRLENVYRLQIMNATEEARDYRIAAHGLEGLTVSPGEPVTIGAAQSRWVAVRLQVPYGVVPAGSHTVHFDIRDERSGVQVSEKAAFLVPR from the coding sequence ATGGACTCATCCGCCCCCGTTTCCTCCTCTGCATCGACACCGGCCAGCCCCGGCGCGCGCAAGACCATTCCCATCGTTCCGGTCGAGAGTGACTCGGTGGGCCTGTACGAGGCCTCGAAGAAGATCTATCCGCGCACCGTGCGCGGCATGTTCGCGCGCTGGCGCTGGGCGATGGTCTTTCTGACCCAGCTGGTGTTCTACGGCCTGCCGTGGGCCGAGTGGGGCGAGCGGCAGCTGGTGCTGTTCGACCTGGCTGCACGCCGCTTCTACATCTTCGGGCTGGTGCTGTATCCGCAGGACCTGATCTACCTTTCGGGACTGCTGGTGGTCAGCGCGCTGGCGCTCTTCCTCTTCACCGCGGTGGCCGGGCGGCTGTGGTGCGGCTATGCCTGCCCGCAGACCGTCTACACCGAGATCTTCATGTGGGTGGAGCACAGGATCGAAGGCAACCGCACGGCGCGCATGCGGCTGGACGCCGAATCGATGTCACTCGAGAAGTTGGTGAAGAAATGGTTCAAGCACCTGGTGTGGATCGGCATCGCGCTGTGGACCGGCTTCACCTTCGTGGGCTACTTCACGCCGATCCGCGACCTGGGGCTGGCCTTCCTGCAGACCCGCATGGGTTCGTGGGAAGTGTTCTGGGTCTTCTTCTACGGCTTCGCGACCTATGGCAATGCCGGTTTCATGCGCGAGCAGGTCTGCAAGTACATGTGCCCCTATGCACGCTTCCAGAGCGCCATGTTCGACCGCGACACGCTCATCGTCACCTACGATCCGGAGCGCGGCGAGCCGCGTGCGCCCCGGCGCAAAGGCGTCGACCCGCACAGCATGGCGCTCGGCGACTGCATCGACTGCGGGCTCTGCGTGCAGGTGTGCCCGACGGGCATCGACATCCGCAAGGGGCTGCAGTACGAGTGCATCGGCTGCGGCCTGTGCGTGGACGCCTGCGACACCGTGATGCAGAAGATGGCCTATGCGCCGCGGCTGATCCGCTACGACACGCAGAACGGCATGGAGGCCGGATGGACGCGCGGCCAGCTGCTGCGCCGCGTGCTGCGCCCGCGCGTGCTGGTCTACACCGCGATCCTGGCGCTGCTGGTCATCGGGCTGCTCGCGAGCCTCGTCACGCGCATGCCGCTGAAGGTGGACGTGGTGCGCGACCGCGCATCGCTGGCCCGCATCGTCGAGGACGGCCGGCTCGAGAACGTCTACCGGCTGCAGATCATGAACGCCACCGAGGAGGCGCGCGATTACCGCATTGCCGCCCACGGCCTCGAGGGCCTGACCGTCTCGCCGGGCGAACCGGTCACGATCGGTGCGGCGCAGTCGCGCTGGGTCGCGGTGCGGCTGCAGGTGCCCTACGGCGTGGTGCCCGCGGGTTCGCACACGGTGCATTTCGACATCCGGGACGAGCGCAGCGGTGTCCAGGTGTCGGAAAAAGCGGCCTTTCTAGTGCCGCGCTGA
- the ccoP gene encoding cytochrome-c oxidase, cbb3-type subunit III: protein MSDFVNNFWSNYIAAGTVLSILGCMLLLWLTARKRVPSDADNTTGHVWDEDLREANNPLPMWWIGLFVLTIFFAVGYLVVFPGLGSFAGQANWSTRTEYDEDVAKATKALAPVYAGYAAMPLEDIAREPKAMAIGERLFMNNCSQCHGSDARGSKGFPNLTDKDWLHGGTPEKIVETITKGRVGTMPPMAAAVGSQDDVKNLANYVLSLSGAPHDSVRAGLGKSKFTVCAACHGIGGVGNQAVGAPNLSDKIWLHGYGEAAIVQMVNAGKHSEMPAQEGRLTEAQIKLLASYVWGFSNPATGP from the coding sequence ATGAGCGATTTCGTCAACAACTTCTGGTCCAACTACATTGCCGCCGGCACGGTGCTGAGCATCCTCGGATGCATGCTGCTGCTGTGGCTCACGGCCCGCAAGCGCGTGCCGTCCGATGCGGACAACACCACCGGCCACGTCTGGGACGAGGACCTGCGCGAAGCCAACAATCCGCTGCCCATGTGGTGGATCGGCCTCTTCGTGCTCACCATCTTCTTCGCGGTGGGCTACCTGGTGGTCTTTCCCGGCCTGGGCAGCTTCGCCGGCCAGGCGAACTGGAGCACCAGGACCGAGTACGACGAGGACGTCGCCAAGGCCACCAAGGCGCTGGCGCCCGTCTATGCGGGCTACGCCGCCATGCCGCTGGAGGACATTGCGCGCGAGCCCAAGGCCATGGCCATCGGCGAGCGCCTGTTCATGAACAACTGTTCCCAGTGCCATGGCTCCGATGCGCGCGGCAGCAAGGGATTTCCCAACCTGACCGACAAGGACTGGCTGCACGGCGGCACGCCCGAGAAGATCGTCGAGACCATCACCAAGGGCCGCGTCGGCACGATGCCGCCGATGGCGGCGGCGGTGGGCTCGCAGGACGACGTCAAGAACCTGGCGAACTATGTGCTGAGCCTTTCGGGCGCGCCGCACGACTCGGTGCGCGCCGGCCTCGGCAAGTCGAAGTTCACGGTGTGCGCTGCCTGCCACGGCATCGGCGGCGTGGGCAACCAGGCCGTGGGCGCCCCCAACCTCAGCGACAAGATCTGGCTGCACGGCTACGGCGAGGCCGCCATCGTGCAGATGGTCAACGCCGGCAAGCACAGCGAGATGCCCGCGCAGGAGGGTCGGCTCACGGAGGCCCAGATCAAGCTGCTCGCGTCCTATGTCTGGGGTTTCTCCAACCCTGCCACCGGGCCCTGA
- a CDS encoding CcoQ/FixQ family Cbb3-type cytochrome c oxidase assembly chaperone → MIDITTLRVAATVSCFVLFLGIVAWAYARRNAPRFEEAAQLPFEQD, encoded by the coding sequence ATGATCGACATCACCACCTTGCGCGTCGCCGCCACCGTTTCCTGCTTTGTGCTTTTCCTCGGCATCGTGGCCTGGGCCTATGCCCGCCGCAATGCGCCGCGCTTCGAGGAAGCCGCGCAGCTGCCGTTCGAGCAGGACTGA
- the ccoO gene encoding cytochrome-c oxidase, cbb3-type subunit II, whose protein sequence is MTQKTPSQSGFTHEKVETNNLLMIVLILVVVAIGGMVEIVPLFFQKSTTEPIQGLKPITALQLAGRDVYLREGCYNCHSQMIRPFRSETLRYGHYSVAGEFVYDHPFQWGSKRTGPDLHRVGGKYSDEWHRIHLNNPRDLVPESNMPAYAWLDRTQVDADAIPRRMRALRQVGVPYTDEEIARSADDVRGKTEMDATVAYLQSLGLALK, encoded by the coding sequence ATGACGCAGAAGACCCCCTCCCAAAGCGGCTTCACCCATGAAAAGGTGGAGACCAACAACCTGCTGATGATCGTGCTGATTCTCGTGGTGGTCGCCATCGGCGGCATGGTCGAGATCGTGCCGCTGTTCTTCCAGAAGTCGACCACCGAGCCGATCCAGGGCCTGAAGCCGATCACCGCGCTGCAGCTGGCCGGCCGCGACGTCTACCTGCGCGAGGGCTGCTACAACTGCCATTCGCAGATGATCCGGCCGTTCCGCTCGGAGACGCTGCGCTACGGCCACTACTCGGTGGCCGGCGAGTTCGTCTATGACCATCCGTTCCAGTGGGGCAGCAAGCGCACCGGCCCCGACCTGCACCGCGTGGGCGGCAAGTACAGCGACGAGTGGCACCGCATCCACCTGAACAACCCGCGCGACCTGGTGCCCGAATCGAACATGCCGGCCTATGCCTGGCTGGACAGGACCCAGGTCGATGCCGACGCCATTCCGCGCCGCATGCGCGCGCTGCGCCAGGTCGGCGTGCCGTACACGGACGAGGAGATCGCCCGTTCCGCCGACGACGTGCGCGGCAAGACCGAGATGGACGCCACCGTGGCGTACCTGCAATCGCTGGGCCTCGCGCTCAAGTAG
- the ccoN gene encoding cytochrome-c oxidase, cbb3-type subunit I — translation MQEPNPPAAVYDDTAVRQLALMSVVWGVVGMLVGVIIATELAWPEFSLGIPWLSYGRLRPLHTNAVIFAFGGCALMATSFHVVQRTCQVRLFAPALASFVVWGWQAVIVAAAISLPLGYTTGKEYAELEWPIDILIAVVWVAYAVVFFGTIGIRKVRHIYVANWFYGAFIIAVALLHIVNSAEIPAGWMKSYSAYAGVQDAMVQWWYGHNAVGFFLTAGFLGMMYYYIPKQAGRPVYSYRLSIVHFWALIFTYMWAGPHHLHYTALPDWTQSLGMVFSLILLAPSWGGMINGVMTLSGAWHKLRTDPILRFLIVALSFYGMSTFEGPMMSIKTVNALSHYTDWTVGHVHSGALGWVGFITMGSLYYLIPRMYGRTAMYSVKAIEAHFWMATIGIVLYIAAMWIAGVMQGLMWRAVNPDGTLTYTFVESVKATFPFYVVRLSGGLLYLAGMLVMAWNVWMTVISGRSVRAAIPPVAIAHA, via the coding sequence ATGCAAGAACCCAATCCTCCCGCAGCGGTCTACGACGACACCGCCGTACGGCAGCTCGCCCTCATGTCCGTGGTCTGGGGCGTGGTCGGCATGCTGGTCGGCGTGATCATCGCCACCGAGCTCGCCTGGCCCGAATTCAGCCTCGGCATTCCGTGGCTCAGCTATGGGCGGCTGCGGCCGCTGCACACCAACGCGGTGATCTTTGCGTTCGGCGGCTGCGCGCTCATGGCCACCAGCTTCCACGTGGTGCAGCGCACCTGCCAGGTCCGGCTGTTCGCGCCGGCGCTCGCGTCGTTCGTGGTCTGGGGCTGGCAGGCCGTGATCGTGGCCGCCGCCATCAGCCTGCCGCTGGGCTACACCACGGGCAAGGAATACGCCGAGCTCGAATGGCCCATCGACATCCTGATTGCGGTGGTGTGGGTGGCCTACGCGGTGGTGTTCTTCGGCACCATCGGGATCCGGAAGGTGCGCCACATCTACGTGGCCAACTGGTTCTACGGCGCCTTCATCATCGCGGTGGCGCTGCTGCACATCGTCAACAGCGCCGAGATTCCGGCGGGCTGGATGAAGAGCTACTCGGCCTATGCCGGCGTGCAGGACGCGATGGTGCAGTGGTGGTACGGCCACAACGCGGTGGGCTTCTTTCTCACCGCGGGTTTCCTCGGAATGATGTACTACTACATCCCCAAGCAGGCCGGCCGGCCGGTGTATTCGTACCGGCTCTCGATCGTCCACTTCTGGGCGCTGATCTTCACCTACATGTGGGCCGGCCCGCACCACCTGCACTACACGGCGCTGCCGGACTGGACGCAGTCGCTGGGCATGGTGTTCTCGCTGATCCTGCTCGCGCCGAGCTGGGGCGGCATGATCAACGGCGTGATGACGCTCTCGGGCGCCTGGCACAAGCTGCGCACCGATCCGATCCTGCGCTTCCTGATCGTGGCGCTGTCGTTCTACGGCATGTCGACCTTCGAGGGCCCGATGATGTCGATCAAAACCGTCAATGCCCTGAGCCACTACACCGACTGGACCGTCGGCCACGTGCACTCCGGCGCGCTGGGCTGGGTGGGCTTCATCACGATGGGCTCGCTCTACTACCTGATTCCGCGCATGTACGGCCGCACTGCCATGTACAGCGTGAAGGCCATCGAGGCGCACTTCTGGATGGCCACCATCGGCATCGTGCTGTACATCGCCGCCATGTGGATCGCCGGCGTGATGCAGGGCCTGATGTGGCGCGCCGTGAACCCCGACGGCACGCTCACCTACACCTTCGTGGAGAGCGTGAAGGCCACCTTCCCGTTCTACGTGGTGCGGCTGTCCGGCGGCCTGCTGTACTTGGCAGGGATGCTGGTGATGGCGTGGAACGTGTGGATGACCGTCATCTCCGGGCGCTCCGTGAGGGCCGCCATCCCGCCCGTTGCCATTGCCCACGCCTGA
- the ccoS gene encoding cbb3-type cytochrome oxidase assembly protein CcoS, with amino-acid sequence MDILFLLIPLSVVLVLAILGGLWWAIERGQFEDIEIEGDRILRGD; translated from the coding sequence ATGGACATCCTCTTCCTGCTGATCCCGCTGTCGGTCGTGCTGGTGCTCGCCATCCTCGGCGGCCTCTGGTGGGCGATCGAGCGCGGCCAGTTCGAAGACATCGAGATCGAGGGCGACCGCATCCTGCGCGGCGATTGA